The Oncorhynchus keta strain PuntledgeMale-10-30-2019 chromosome 17, Oket_V2, whole genome shotgun sequence genome has a window encoding:
- the LOC127908270 gene encoding putative nuclease HARBI1 isoform X1, translated as MKAQNCVFLSALTMACPFVRDVVDEEALVLRRAFRRERVFRDRLDPLAFPDDHLYERYRFSADGIRYLCRLLGPRIKHRTARSHALSVEQMVCVALRFFASGAFLYSVGDAEQLNKATICRTIRSVCLAIKALADVFISFPGHRRLCDIKEEFYRIAGFPNVIGAVDCTHIRIKAPSGAHEADFVNRKSFHSINVQMVCNADCVISNVVAKWPGSVHDSRIFRASEIYQCLSQGEFSGVLLGDRGYGCQPFLLTPFTDPQEAQQAYNHAHARTRARVEMTFGLLKARFHCLHKLRVSPVRACDITVACAVLHNVACLRKERAPRVPPAMDWDNPAIFPDDDSGRLLRDQYVLNYFS; from the exons ATGAAGGCCCAAAATTGTGTGTTCCTTTCTGCTCTGACAATGGCATGCCCATTTGTGCGAGATGTGGTGGATGAAGAAGCACTTGTGCTGAGGAGAGCCTTCAGGCGAGAAAGGGTCTTCAGGGACCGGTTGGACCCACTGGCCTTCCCTGACGACCATCTATATGAAAGATACAGGTTTTCTGCAGATGGCATCAGGTATCTATGCAGACTACTGGGTCCCAGGATTAAGCACCGCACTGCACGGAGCCATGCACTGAGTGTGGAGCAAATGGTTTGTGTGGCCTTGCGCTTTTTTGCTAGTGGAGCCTTCCTGTACTCAGTGGGGGATGCAGAACAGCTGAACAAGGCCACAATTTGCCGCACAATAAGGAGTGTGTGTCTGGCTATCAAAGCATTAGCAGATGTCTTCATCTCCTTCCCTGGCCACAGAAGACTCTGTGACATCAAAGAGGAGTTCTATAGGATTGCAG GTTTCCCCAATGTCATTGGTGCAGTGGACTGCACACACATAAGGATAAAAGCCCCCTCAGGTGCCCATGAGGCCGATTTTGTGAATAGgaaatcctttcacagcattaatgTTCAG atggtctgcaatgctgactgtgtgatcagcaatgttgtggcaaaatggcctggctcagtccatgactccagaatctttcgggcctctgaaatctatcagtgcctatcacaag gtgaattctctggtgtgttgctgggagacagggggtatggctgccagccttttctcctgacacctttcacagacccccaggaagcacagcaggcctacaaccatgcccatgccaggaccagggccagagttgaaatgacctttggcctcctgaaggcacgctttcactgccttcacaaattaagggtcagccctgttagggcatgtgatattactgtggcttgtgctgtcctccacaatgtggcctgcctgaggaaggagagggcccccagagtgccaccagccatggactgggacaatccggcaatcttccctgatgacgacagtggtcggctgctgagggaccaatatgtgttgaattattttagttag
- the LOC127908270 gene encoding uncharacterized protein LOC127908270 isoform X2, which translates to MPVKKNTHRQGTGGGSPKADLTPAEDMALELNKGRPVLEGIPGGEETSIGSSQDATRFIQVSGSTVFLLEPPAQAPDDADPGEGPSAAATAHDGDDDDEEETISLDSRRHEDPDAIQWENQPGNISSQAIRKLYGNHLRRQIELADIDIQYKKKKMENLALESEIRGQLGNWTLK; encoded by the exons atgc CAGTGAAAAAGAATACCCACAGACAAGGCACGGGTGGTGGGTCACCAAAGGCTGACCTTACCCCAGCAGAGGACATGGCCTTGGAGCTAAATAAAGGCAGGCCCGTCTTAGAGGGGATCCCTGGGGGGGAAGAGACGAGCATAGGTTCCTCCCAAGATGCCACCCGCTTCATTCaag TGTCTGGCAGCACTGTGTTCCTGTTAGAGCCACCAGCACAAGCACCAGACGATGCTGATCCA GGTGAAGGCCCCagtgcagcagcaacagcacatgatggagacgatgatgatgaggaggagaccaTCTCTCTGGATTCCAGAAGGCATGAG GACCCAGATGCTATACAGTGGGAAAACCAGCCTGGCAACATA AGCTCACAAGCTATCAGAAAGTTGTATGGCAACCACCTCCGGCGCCAAATAGAACTGGCAGACATAGACATTCAGTACAAGAAGAAAAAGATGGAAAATCTTGCACTGGAGTCCGAAATAAGAGGACAATTAGGAAACTGGACCTTGAAATAA